In bacterium, one DNA window encodes the following:
- a CDS encoding DUF5989 family protein, translated as ERKKFWLIPVVIILLLIGILIFVSSITGVSPFIYPLF; from the coding sequence GGAAAGAAAAAAATTCTGGCTAATTCCTGTTGTTATTATACTTTTACTTATAGGAATTTTAATATTTGTTAGCAGTATAACAGGGGTTTCTCCTTTTATTTATCCTTTATTCTAA